CGCCAACTATCTGGCGTCGCCACCATTGGTGGTTGCCTACAGCATCGCCGGCTCGATGAACGTCGACATGCTCAAGGATGCGCTCGGCACCGACCAGAAGGGCAAGAAGGTGTTCCTCAAGGACATCTGGCCGTCGAACAAGGAAATTGCCGAGTTCACGGCGAAGAACGTCACCAAGAAAATCTTCAGCACCAAGTACGCCGACGTGTTCAAGGGCGATACGAGCTGGCGCAAGATCAGCGTCAAAGGCAGCCCCACCTACGCCTGGAACGACCGGTCGACCTACGTGCGCAATCCGCCTTACTTCGAAGGTATGAAGAAGGTGCCGAAGCCGCTCGAAGACATCGTCGATGCGCGTGTGCTGGCTCTGTTGCTCGACTCGATCACGACCGACCACATTTCTCCGGCCGGTTCGATCAAGGAAGCGAGCCCGGCGGGCGAATACCTGCGCGATCATCAGGTGCGTCCGAAGGACTTCAACCAGTTCGGCACGCGCCGCGGCAATCATGAAGTCATGATGCGCGGCACCTTCGCCAACATCCGGTTGAAGAACCAGATGCTGCCCGGTGTCGAAGGCGGGTTCTCGATGCACTACCCGTCGAAAGAGAAGGCGCCGATCTACGACGTCGCCATGCGCTACAAGGCCGAGAAGGTTCCGCTCGTCGTGTTCGGCGGTAAGGAATACGGCTCGGGCTCGTCGCGCGACTGGGCGGCCAAGGGCTCCGTGCTGCTCGGCATCCGCGCCGTGATCTGTCAATCGTTTGAGCGCATCCATCGCTCGAACCTGATCGGCATGGGCGTCATGCCGCTAGTGTTCGAAGAGGGCACGTCCTGGCAGACGCTGGGCATGAAGGGCGACGAACAGGTCACGATCCGCGGCCTGCACGGCGAACTCAAGCCGCGGCAAAAGCTGACCGCTGAGATCGTGTCCGGCGACGGGACGCTCAAGCGCGTGCCGCTGATCTGCCGGATCGATACGGCGG
This DNA window, taken from Pirellulales bacterium, encodes the following:
- the acnA gene encoding aconitate hydratase AcnA, yielding AKEFNKGSEATKRVRVEDDKYDIGHGDVVIAAITSCTNTSNPGVMLAAGLLARKAAAKGLTAKPWVKTSLAPGSQVVGEYLEKSGLQKDLDKLGFNLVGYGCTTCIGNSGPLPPQNSKAINDGDLVAAAVLSGNRNFEGRVNPDVRANYLASPPLVVAYSIAGSMNVDMLKDALGTDQKGKKVFLKDIWPSNKEIAEFTAKNVTKKIFSTKYADVFKGDTSWRKISVKGSPTYAWNDRSTYVRNPPYFEGMKKVPKPLEDIVDARVLALLLDSITTDHISPAGSIKEASPAGEYLRDHQVRPKDFNQFGTRRGNHEVMMRGTFANIRLKNQMLPGVEGGFSMHYPSKEKAPIYDVAMRYKAEKVPLVVFGGKEYGSGSSRDWAAKGSVLLGIRAVICQSFERIHRSNLIGMGVMPLVFEEGTSWQTLGMKGDEQVTIRGLHGELKPRQKLTAEIVSGDGTLKRVPLICRIDTADELDYYKNGGILQYVLRQLAS